One region of Brassica napus cultivar Da-Ae unplaced genomic scaffold, Da-Ae ScsIHWf_1768;HRSCAF=2400, whole genome shotgun sequence genomic DNA includes:
- the LOC125598861 gene encoding LRR receptor-like serine/threonine-protein kinase FEI 1 yields the protein MGILNWVFSVVSAATTLFVSCSSALTLDGFALLELKSGWNDTKNSLENWRDSDESPCSWTGVSCNPQDQRVVSVNLPYMQLRGIISPSIGKLSRLQRLALHQNSLHGTIPNEITNCTELRAVYLRANYLQGEIPPNIGNLTFLTILDVSSNTLKGAIPSSISRLTRLRSLNMSTNFFSGEIPDIGVLRRFGADSFTGNLDLCGRQIHKPCRSSMGFPVVLPHAESDDESDSPKRSSHLIKGILIGAMSTMAIAFIVIFVFLWVWMLSKKERKVKKYTEVKKQKEPCETSKKLITFHGDLPYSSTELIEKLESLDEEDIVGSGGFGTVYRMVMNDLGTFAVKKIDRSRQGSDRVFEREVEILGSVKHINLVNMRGYCRLPTSRLLIYDYLTVGSLDDLLHERSQEDGLLNWNARLRVALGSARGLAYLHHDCSPKIVHRDIKSSNILLNDKLEPRVSDFGLAKLLVDEEAHVTTVVAGTFGYLAPEYLQNGRATEKSDVYSFGVLLLELVTGKRPTDTTFVNRGLNVVGWMNTLLKEDRLEDVMDKRCVGVDEDSVEVLIEIAARCTAANAEDRPAMNQVVQLLEQEVMSPSSATAIDYYDDSHSDYC from the exons ATGGGTATCTTGAATTGGGTCTTCTCAGTAGTTTCTGCAGCTACAACCCTTTTCGTTTCATGCTCTTCTGCTCTCACTCTCGATG GGTTTGCTCTTCTGGAGTTGAAAAGTGGATGGAATGATACTAAGAACTCTCTAGAGAACTGGAGAGATTCAGATGAGTCTCCTTGTTCTTGGACTGGTGTCTCATGTAACCCTCAAGACCAAAGAGTTGTTTCAGT aaactTACCTTACATGCAACTAAGAGGGATCATATCTCCTAGCATTGGGAAACTCAGTAGACTGCAGAGGCT AGCACTTCATCAGAACAGCTTACATGGGACTATTCCTAATGAAATCACCAATTGCACTGAGCTCAGAGCTGT TTACTTAAGGGCTAACTATCTTCAAGGCGAGATTCCACCAAACATAGGCAACCTCACTTTCCTTACTATCTT GGATGTATCAAGCAATACACTGAAGGGTGCTATTCCTTCCTCTATTAGCCGTCTTACACGTCTACGCTCCTT GAACATGTCAACCAACTTCTTCTCCGGGGAGATACCTGATATAGGAGTTCTCAGAAGATTTGGAGCTGATTC ATTCACTGGTAACTTGGATCTTTGCGGCCGCCAGATTCACAAGCCATGTAGATCATCAATGGGGTTTCCTGTTGTTCTTCCTCATGCAGAAAGTGATGATGAATCAG ATTCTCCAAAGAGGTCATCACATTTGATCAAAGGAATCTTGATAGGAGCCATGTCTACAATGGCTATTGCATTCATTGTGATCTTTGTGTTCCTATGGGTTTGGATGCTCTCAAAGAAGGAAAGAAAAGTAAAGAAGTACACAGAAGTCAAGAAACAGAAGGAACCTTGTGAGACAAGTAAGAAGCTGATCACATTCCATGGAGATCTTCCTTACTCCTCaaccgagctgattgagaaGCTGGAGTCTCTTGATGAAGAAGACATCGTTGGTTCAGGAGGGTTTGGGACGGTTTATAGAATGGTTATGAATGATCTTGGAACGTTTGCTGTCAAGAAGATAGATAGGAGTAGACAAGGATCAGATAGGGTTTTTGAGCGAGAGGTTGAGATTTTGGGGAGTGTCAAGCATATCAATCTAGTGAACATGCGTGGTTACTGCCGCTTACCAACTTCAAGACTTCTCATCTATGATTATCTCACTGTGGGGAGCTTAGACGATCTTCTCCATG AACGATCTCAAGAAGATGGTTTGTTGAATTGGAACGCACGGTTGAGAGTTGCACTAGGTTCCGCGAGGGGTCTGGCTTATTTGCACCATGATTGTAGCCCTAAGATAGTTCACCGCGACATAAAGTCAAGCAATATTCTACTCAATGATAAGCTAGAGCCTAGAGTCTCTGACTTTGGTCTTGCAAAGCTTCTTGTTGACGAAGAGGCTCATGTTACAACTGTAGTAGCTGGCACTTTTGGTTATCTTGCTCCAG AGTATTTGCAGAATGGTAGAGCGACTGAGAAGTCTGATGTCTACAGCTTTGGGGTTCTTCTGCTTGAGCTTGTTACAGGAAAAAGACCAACAGACACTACATTTGTTAATAGAGGGTTAAACGTTGTCGGATGG ATGAACACTTTGCTGAAGGAGGATAGGTTAGAGGATGTAATGGACAAGAGATGTGTTGGCGTAGATGAAGACTCTGTGGAGGTGTTGATTGAGATAGCTGCGAGGTGTACAGCTGCTAATGCGGAAGACAGACCGGCTATGAACCAGGTGGTTCAGTTGCTTGAGCAAGAAGTTATGTCGCCATCTTCTGCTACTGCAATAGATTACTATGATGATTCTCATTCTGATTACTGTTAG